A stretch of the Tardiphaga sp. 709 genome encodes the following:
- a CDS encoding cobyric acid synthase, protein MNLTTPALMIQATGSNAGKSTIVAGLARALVRRGLKVAPFKPQNMSNNAAVAVDGGEIGRAQAVQARAAKLPPSVHMNPVLLKPETDTGAQVIVQGKRWGTLRAKNYLEKKAALLPAVLESFSLLAAEADIVLVEGAGSPAEINLRAGDIANMGFAAAANIPVVLAGDIDRGGVIASLAGTHLVLEPEERARIHGFIVNKFRGDPSLFENGLTAITRLTGWPSIGVLPWLPQAAFLPAEDAVDLDRTHASSSTRIIAVPVLARIANFDDLDPLGMEPGVKLVFIRPGEAIPGNADVIIIPGSKSTIGDLAFLRAQGWDVDIKAHVRRGGHVLGLCGGYQMLGKTIADPEGVDGSPGSVDGLGLLDIVTLMSADKSTTLVTGTHCATGAAIEGYEIHLGRSEGDDCARPLLMIDGRPDGAASVDGRVQGTYVHGLFTGDAFRKAWLANLGIASSLAYDAQIEVALDALADHCEKHLDIDRLIEIARSRQSSSASAA, encoded by the coding sequence ATGAACCTCACCACGCCCGCGCTGATGATCCAGGCAACCGGCTCCAATGCCGGCAAGTCGACGATTGTCGCTGGCCTCGCGCGGGCACTGGTGCGGCGTGGCTTGAAGGTGGCACCGTTCAAGCCGCAGAACATGTCGAACAATGCGGCTGTCGCGGTCGATGGCGGCGAGATCGGGCGCGCGCAGGCGGTACAGGCGCGGGCGGCGAAGCTGCCCCCGAGTGTTCACATGAACCCGGTGCTATTGAAGCCGGAGACCGATACCGGCGCCCAAGTGATTGTGCAGGGCAAGCGCTGGGGCACGCTGCGGGCGAAGAACTATCTGGAGAAGAAGGCCGCATTGCTGCCCGCTGTGTTGGAAAGCTTCTCGCTGCTTGCCGCCGAGGCTGACATTGTTCTCGTCGAAGGCGCGGGCAGTCCGGCGGAGATCAATCTGCGCGCCGGCGATATCGCCAATATGGGTTTTGCTGCCGCGGCCAATATTCCCGTCGTGCTCGCCGGCGATATTGATCGCGGCGGCGTCATTGCGAGCCTGGCCGGCACGCATCTGGTACTGGAGCCGGAAGAACGTGCGCGCATCCACGGCTTCATCGTCAACAAGTTTCGCGGTGATCCCAGCCTGTTCGAGAATGGCCTCACGGCGATCACGCGGCTGACAGGCTGGCCGTCCATCGGCGTGTTGCCATGGTTGCCGCAGGCTGCCTTCCTGCCGGCCGAAGATGCCGTCGATCTCGATCGCACCCATGCCTCGTCATCGACGCGGATCATCGCGGTGCCGGTGCTGGCACGCATCGCCAATTTCGACGATCTCGATCCGCTAGGCATGGAGCCGGGCGTGAAGCTTGTCTTCATCAGGCCGGGCGAAGCCATTCCGGGCAACGCCGATGTCATCATCATTCCCGGCAGCAAGTCCACCATCGGCGATCTGGCCTTCCTGCGTGCGCAGGGCTGGGACGTCGACATCAAGGCGCATGTGCGCCGCGGCGGCCACGTGCTCGGTCTGTGCGGAGGCTACCAGATGCTGGGTAAGACGATTGCCGACCCCGAAGGTGTCGATGGTTCGCCCGGGTCGGTCGATGGCCTCGGCCTGCTCGATATCGTGACGCTGATGAGCGCGGATAAATCCACGACGCTGGTCACCGGTACGCATTGCGCGACGGGGGCGGCGATCGAAGGTTACGAGATCCATCTCGGCCGCAGCGAAGGGGACGACTGTGCGCGGCCGCTACTGATGATCGATGGACGACCTGATGGTGCCGCTTCTGTCGATGGGCGCGTGCAGGGGACCTACGTCCACGGATTGTTCACCGGCGACGCATTCCGCAAGGCCTGGCTGGCCAATCTCGGCATTGCCTCGTCGCTGGCCTATGATGCGCAGATCGAAGTTGCACTCGATGCGCTGGCCGATCATTGCGAGAAACACTTAGATATCGATCGGCTGATCGAGATCGCCCGCAGCCGTCAGAGCAGCAGCGCCAGCGCCGCATAG
- a CDS encoding TonB-dependent receptor plug domain-containing protein, protein MTIRNLAAGTAAVVVLSCSHSAAHAQSSAEQLSEIVVTADRAPEQLNRTGSSISVVSGETIATSNPGSLVDALRTVPGLDITENGGPGGTANVRLRGGNTGQTLVMIDGIRVNDPTAASGDFEFAMFTPSAIERIEVLKGPQSALYGSDAMSGVVNIITKKGSGPAQVNVRTEAGSYGTVVTQGSLTGSNGPWSYAFTGGGQHSNGFSRYGYRIPALEAKFPNLENDSFDRVGGSARIGYDAGEGIRLESGIVHSFTRSAYDYATGAFPDTPSAATRLLQTVYGRVGIDSFGGILTHNVTISNTHTERMFNEVTYKTNMLPQNTTSKISDYVGNSLGAEYQATLKLGAFGSLVYGAKTQTETAQTYSTNISPAAGPLTPLLAKQQDTNSIFALWSVPIGERLNVTLGGRVDDVVDVARFETWRATAAYNITETGTKFRASAGTGAKAPTLFQLYDSTYGSRNLTPETNFGYDAGIDQSLFNGRVVLSVTGFSTDYSNLINFVSDASRPLGYYVNVARAETSGLEVGGNVDVIPGLMKFNAAYTYLHAQDLGNYTVLARRPKNFARFALTITPTDKWMIEPRVTTVSKRFSSANQVGQVDAYTRVDLYTEYKIDANWKVFARGENILNEHYQEVLNFGTTGPAAYAGFNATW, encoded by the coding sequence ATGACTATCCGGAATTTGGCCGCAGGCACTGCGGCCGTTGTTGTTCTGTCCTGCTCTCACAGTGCTGCGCATGCGCAGTCTAGTGCCGAGCAACTCTCCGAAATCGTGGTGACGGCGGACAGAGCGCCCGAGCAACTCAATCGCACTGGCAGTTCGATCAGCGTGGTGTCAGGCGAGACCATAGCGACCAGCAATCCCGGCTCGCTGGTCGATGCGCTGCGCACCGTGCCTGGTCTCGACATCACGGAAAACGGCGGCCCCGGCGGCACCGCGAATGTGCGCTTGCGCGGCGGCAATACCGGCCAGACGCTGGTGATGATCGACGGCATCCGCGTCAACGATCCCACGGCCGCATCAGGCGACTTCGAATTCGCCATGTTCACGCCCTCCGCCATCGAGCGCATTGAAGTCCTGAAGGGACCGCAGAGCGCGCTTTATGGATCCGATGCCATGAGCGGTGTGGTCAACATCATCACCAAGAAGGGCTCCGGCCCCGCGCAGGTCAATGTGCGCACGGAAGCCGGCAGCTATGGCACCGTCGTCACGCAGGGATCGCTGACCGGCTCCAACGGCCCATGGTCCTATGCCTTCACCGGTGGCGGCCAGCACAGCAACGGCTTCTCGCGTTACGGCTACCGCATCCCTGCCCTCGAAGCGAAGTTTCCGAATCTCGAAAACGACAGTTTCGATCGCGTCGGCGGCTCCGCGCGCATCGGCTACGATGCGGGCGAAGGCATTCGGCTTGAGTCAGGCATCGTCCACTCGTTCACGCGTTCGGCCTACGATTACGCAACAGGCGCCTTCCCCGATACACCTTCCGCGGCCACGCGACTCCTCCAAACTGTTTATGGCCGCGTGGGTATCGATTCATTTGGTGGTATTCTCACGCATAACGTCACAATCTCGAACACCCATACCGAGCGAATGTTCAATGAGGTGACGTACAAGACCAACATGCTGCCGCAGAACACCACTTCGAAGATCTCGGATTATGTCGGCAACAGTCTCGGTGCCGAATATCAGGCGACCCTGAAGCTCGGCGCATTCGGCTCCCTCGTCTATGGTGCCAAGACACAGACAGAGACCGCACAGACTTACAGCACGAACATCTCGCCTGCGGCTGGCCCGTTGACGCCGCTGCTAGCCAAACAGCAGGACACCAACTCGATCTTCGCTTTGTGGTCTGTGCCGATCGGCGAACGGCTCAACGTCACGCTCGGTGGCCGGGTCGATGACGTCGTCGACGTTGCCCGTTTCGAGACATGGCGCGCTACCGCTGCCTACAACATTACAGAAACCGGCACCAAGTTCCGTGCCAGCGCCGGCACCGGCGCGAAAGCGCCGACGCTGTTTCAGCTTTACGACTCGACCTATGGCAGCAGAAACCTCACGCCGGAAACCAATTTCGGCTATGACGCCGGCATTGACCAGAGCCTCTTCAACGGCCGCGTCGTACTATCGGTCACAGGCTTTTCCACGGACTACAGCAATCTGATCAACTTTGTCTCCGATGCGTCCCGTCCGCTCGGCTATTACGTCAACGTCGCCCGCGCCGAGACCAGCGGTCTCGAAGTCGGCGGTAATGTCGATGTCATTCCGGGCCTGATGAAGTTCAACGCGGCCTACACCTATCTGCACGCGCAAGATCTCGGCAATTATACAGTGCTGGCACGTCGTCCCAAGAACTTCGCCCGCTTCGCACTCACGATCACGCCCACCGACAAGTGGATGATCGAGCCGCGCGTCACGACCGTGTCGAAGCGCTTCAGCAGCGCCAATCAAGTCGGTCAGGTCGATGCTTATACCCGCGTCGATCTCTATACCGAGTACAAGATCGACGCTAACTGGAAGGTCTTCGCCCGCGGCGAGAACATCCTGAATGAGCATTACCAGGAAGTGCTGAACTTCGGCACGACGGGACCTGCGGCTTACGCAGGCTTCAACGCCACATGGTGA
- a CDS encoding ABC transporter substrate-binding protein, with amino-acid sequence MPSYRAKRERLWPLAATALALLAYAPLQASAADLPRIASINLCTDQLLVTLADPEQILGLSPYARDPFRSWDNDKAKAFQLLSGEAEDVLALKPDVVVAGRFTKRATRELLKDKGLKVTEFDPARSLDDVKKQLRQMGALVKHPERAEAEIAKLDSAIAQAHAAVQRKPLRVLAVSRRGWVSGGENLTTSLLSAVGLRNAGGELGLKAGGFASLETIVTLRPDLLLVTDNTDFAEDEGRAFLLHPALEKFYPASKRLVLPERLTACGGPTMVEALDRLAAEISRVAP; translated from the coding sequence ATGCCATCATATCGGGCAAAGCGCGAGAGGCTTTGGCCACTCGCGGCTACGGCACTCGCGCTGCTCGCATACGCGCCGCTGCAGGCCAGTGCAGCCGATCTGCCGCGTATCGCCTCGATCAATCTCTGCACCGATCAACTGCTCGTCACCCTCGCCGATCCCGAGCAGATTTTGGGCCTCAGCCCCTATGCGCGCGATCCGTTCCGCTCATGGGATAATGACAAGGCGAAGGCGTTCCAGCTGCTGTCCGGCGAGGCCGAGGACGTGCTGGCGCTGAAGCCGGATGTCGTTGTCGCCGGCCGCTTCACCAAGCGCGCGACCCGCGAACTCCTGAAGGACAAGGGGCTGAAGGTCACCGAATTCGATCCCGCCCGCTCGCTCGACGACGTCAAGAAACAGCTCCGCCAGATGGGCGCGCTGGTCAAGCATCCGGAGCGCGCTGAAGCCGAAATAGCGAAACTCGATAGTGCTATCGCGCAGGCCCATGCCGCCGTACAGCGCAAGCCGTTGCGGGTACTGGCGGTGTCGCGGCGCGGCTGGGTGTCCGGCGGCGAGAATCTCACGACGTCGCTGCTCTCGGCCGTCGGCCTGCGCAATGCCGGCGGCGAACTCGGCCTCAAGGCTGGCGGCTTCGCCTCCTTGGAGACGATTGTCACGCTGAGGCCCGATCTGCTGCTGGTCACCGACAATACCGACTTCGCCGAAGACGAAGGCCGCGCTTTCCTGCTGCATCCCGCGCTGGAGAAATTCTATCCGGCGTCGAAGCGACTGGTGCTGCCCGAGCGCCTCACCGCCTGCGGCGGTCCGACCATGGTGGAAGCACTCGACCGCCTGGCTGCCGAAATCAGCCGCGTGGCGCCCTGA
- a CDS encoding ABC transporter ATP-binding protein: MSDQALLTASNLSVTLSGRPVLHDVSLSLHRQHLVALVGPNGAGKTTLLRALAGLQSSTGLIHVAGDALASLSLRERAKRFGYLPQGHVVHWPLDVKDVVALGRYPHGATDPARLTSSDKAAVERAMLATDIVAFADRRVTELSGGERSRVALARVLAVEAPIVLADEPTASLDPRYQIDVMKNLRDVADSGVLVIVVTHDLGLAARFADTVLVMSDGRLAAQGAPQQALSDDIVANVFRISAYRAEHRNETIILPWAGV; this comes from the coding sequence ATGAGCGATCAGGCGCTGCTGACCGCGAGCAATCTGAGCGTCACGCTCTCCGGGCGCCCGGTCCTGCACGATGTCTCCCTCTCGCTGCACCGACAGCACCTCGTCGCCCTGGTTGGCCCGAACGGCGCCGGCAAGACAACGCTGCTGCGCGCATTGGCAGGATTGCAATCGTCCACCGGCTTGATCCATGTCGCCGGCGATGCATTGGCGTCCTTGTCGCTACGCGAACGCGCCAAGCGCTTCGGCTATCTGCCGCAAGGCCATGTCGTGCACTGGCCGCTCGACGTAAAGGACGTCGTCGCCCTTGGCCGCTATCCGCATGGCGCGACCGATCCGGCACGGCTGACATCGTCGGACAAGGCTGCGGTCGAGCGCGCAATGCTGGCAACGGACATCGTTGCCTTTGCCGATCGGCGTGTGACCGAGCTCTCCGGCGGCGAACGCAGCCGCGTAGCGCTCGCACGCGTCCTCGCTGTCGAGGCACCGATCGTGCTGGCGGATGAGCCGACCGCATCGCTTGATCCCCGCTACCAGATCGATGTCATGAAAAACCTCCGCGATGTCGCCGACAGCGGCGTGCTGGTGATCGTGGTGACGCACGATCTCGGCCTCGCGGCGCGCTTTGCCGATACGGTGCTGGTGATGTCCGACGGACGTCTCGCAGCACAGGGCGCGCCCCAACAGGCGCTGTCCGATGACATCGTGGCCAATGTCTTTCGCATCAGCGCCTATCGCGCCGAACACCGGAACGAAACGATTATCCTGCCCTGGGCGGGAGTCTGA
- a CDS encoding alpha/beta hydrolase — MQLTVNGHETYIANGGRTFDASLPVVVMIHGAGFDHSTWALHTRWFAHHGFAVLAPDLPGHGRSEGEALTTIADLADWTAALIEAAGAKTARLIGHSMGSLIALEAAARHPGKVTRLDLMGTAGTMTVGPDLLKDAEANQHSAIDMVSIWGLGFRAELGGSLAPGLWMHSGAQRVLEATKPGVLFADLNACNTYQNALTAAGQLDIPVTLILGERDMMTPAKAGKTLAAALKNARTVILPGTGHMMMVERPDDVLAALQHEQ, encoded by the coding sequence ATGCAACTCACCGTCAACGGTCACGAGACCTATATCGCGAATGGCGGCCGCACATTTGATGCATCGCTCCCGGTCGTCGTGATGATCCACGGCGCCGGCTTCGATCACTCGACCTGGGCGCTGCATACGCGCTGGTTCGCGCATCACGGCTTCGCGGTGCTCGCGCCGGATCTGCCCGGCCACGGACGCTCAGAGGGTGAAGCGCTCACGACCATCGCCGATCTCGCCGACTGGACCGCAGCATTGATCGAGGCAGCGGGCGCAAAGACCGCGCGGCTGATCGGCCATTCCATGGGCTCGCTGATCGCGCTGGAGGCCGCCGCACGGCATCCCGGTAAAGTCACGCGCCTCGATCTGATGGGCACGGCAGGAACGATGACCGTCGGCCCGGATCTGTTGAAGGATGCCGAAGCCAATCAGCATTCCGCCATCGACATGGTATCGATCTGGGGGCTCGGCTTTCGCGCCGAACTCGGCGGCAGCCTCGCGCCGGGGCTGTGGATGCATAGCGGCGCGCAGCGCGTGCTCGAAGCCACAAAGCCGGGCGTGCTGTTCGCCGATCTCAACGCCTGCAATACATACCAGAATGCGCTGACTGCTGCGGGCCAGCTCGATATCCCTGTCACGCTCATCCTCGGCGAACGGGACATGATGACTCCTGCCAAGGCCGGCAAGACCCTGGCTGCCGCATTGAAAAACGCCCGCACGGTGATTCTGCCCGGCACCGGCCACATGATGATGGTCGAACGCCCCGACGACGTGCTCGCCGCGCTACAGCACGAGCAATAG
- the cobD gene encoding threonine-phosphate decarboxylase CobD — MKHGGDLTQAMAEFGGAPDQWLDLSTGINPWPWPIPATLPSHLWERLPTRADEQSLLSAARSAYHVPGGVDAVAAAGTQALIQWLPHLAEPGAVAIVGPTYNEHVAAWRAGGHEVGVIGSLSALPDHAKHVVIVNPNNPDGRVATRDELADVAAILQRRGGWLVIDEAFADVDPAISAAGLCATLPVAILRSFGKFYGLAGLRLGFALAAPLIAQRIATAIGPWACSGPAQVIGAAALRDERWATQTRVALVAQGIKLDTVLADAGFEIVGGTSLYRLARHVDALKWHAALARQQIWCRHFDWSHELLRFGLPPHAAALSRLAAALAK, encoded by the coding sequence ATGAAACATGGTGGCGATCTCACCCAGGCGATGGCTGAATTCGGCGGCGCGCCGGACCAATGGCTCGATCTCTCGACCGGGATCAATCCATGGCCGTGGCCGATTCCTGCCACCCTGCCGAGCCATCTTTGGGAACGCCTGCCGACGCGCGCTGACGAACAGTCGCTGCTGTCCGCCGCGCGTAGCGCTTATCACGTGCCTGGTGGCGTGGATGCCGTTGCTGCTGCCGGTACGCAGGCGCTGATCCAGTGGTTGCCGCATCTCGCCGAGCCTGGCGCTGTTGCCATCGTCGGGCCGACCTATAACGAGCATGTCGCGGCTTGGCGTGCCGGCGGACATGAGGTTGGCGTGATCGGCAGCCTCAGCGCGCTGCCGGATCATGCCAAGCATGTGGTGATCGTCAATCCCAACAATCCCGACGGGCGTGTCGCCACGCGCGATGAACTCGCCGATGTTGCGGCGATCCTGCAGCGACGCGGCGGCTGGCTGGTGATTGACGAGGCCTTCGCCGATGTCGATCCCGCGATCAGCGCGGCTGGCCTGTGTGCGACACTGCCGGTGGCGATCCTGCGCTCGTTCGGAAAATTCTACGGCCTGGCCGGCCTGCGTCTCGGCTTCGCGCTCGCGGCGCCGCTGATCGCGCAGCGTATCGCGACCGCCATCGGCCCATGGGCCTGTTCCGGACCGGCGCAAGTCATCGGCGCGGCCGCCTTGCGTGACGAGCGCTGGGCCACACAGACCCGCGTCGCGCTGGTCGCCCAGGGTATCAAGCTCGACACCGTGTTGGCCGATGCCGGTTTCGAGATTGTCGGCGGCACGTCGCTGTACAGGCTGGCGCGACATGTCGACGCCTTGAAATGGCATGCCGCATTGGCCCGGCAGCAGATCTGGTGTCGCCACTTCGACTGGAGCCATGAGCTGCTGCGGTTCGGTCTGCCGCCCCATGCGGCTGCTCTGAGCCGGCTTGCTGCTGCGCTGGCGAAATAG
- a CDS encoding iron ABC transporter permease translates to MVSIAPAARRRTIATIALVGLVTLLALGSLGTGPVKLSPLTVLDALFGGGSDVQQIIVREIRLPRAILALAIGAILGLSGAALQGLLRNPLASPSLFGAPQSAAFGAVLMISLGLADVRSWALPVAGITMAFLSVFVLLGIAGRNAGLLLLILAGLAISSLAGAATALVMNLSPNPFAALEIAFWLLGSLEDRSFRHVTLALPFIVAGTIILMSQRSAFRALSLGEETAQSLGVHVSRLRLLVILGVALGVGGAVAVTGTIGFIGLIAPHLMRPIIGHDPARLLIPSALTGSALLLAADIAVRLIPSTTDIKVGVLTSIIGVPFFLYLIMRERRALGGGVA, encoded by the coding sequence ATGGTGAGCATAGCGCCAGCAGCACGACGCCGGACGATCGCGACCATCGCGCTCGTCGGTCTCGTGACGCTGCTGGCACTGGGCTCGCTCGGCACGGGACCTGTCAAACTCTCGCCGCTGACGGTGCTCGATGCATTGTTCGGCGGCGGCAGCGACGTGCAGCAGATCATCGTGCGCGAAATCCGCCTGCCACGCGCGATCCTCGCGCTGGCCATCGGCGCGATTCTCGGCCTGTCCGGTGCCGCACTGCAGGGCCTGCTGCGCAATCCCCTCGCCTCGCCTTCGCTGTTCGGCGCGCCGCAATCGGCAGCCTTCGGTGCGGTGCTGATGATCTCGCTCGGTTTGGCCGATGTCCGCTCATGGGCGCTGCCTGTCGCCGGCATCACGATGGCGTTTTTGTCGGTCTTCGTGCTGCTCGGCATCGCCGGCCGCAATGCCGGTCTGCTGCTGCTGATCCTCGCCGGTCTCGCGATCTCCAGTCTCGCCGGGGCCGCAACGGCGCTGGTGATGAACCTGTCGCCCAATCCTTTCGCCGCACTCGAGATCGCGTTCTGGCTGCTCGGCTCGCTGGAAGATCGCAGCTTCCGTCACGTCACGCTGGCGCTGCCGTTCATTGTCGCCGGCACAATCATTTTGATGAGCCAGCGCTCGGCCTTCCGCGCACTCAGCCTCGGCGAAGAGACTGCGCAAAGCCTCGGCGTCCATGTGAGCCGGCTGCGCCTGCTGGTGATTCTTGGTGTCGCACTCGGCGTTGGCGGCGCTGTCGCTGTCACCGGCACGATCGGCTTCATCGGTCTCATCGCACCGCATCTGATGCGCCCGATCATCGGCCATGATCCCGCCCGGCTGCTGATCCCGAGCGCGCTCACCGGCTCGGCGCTGCTGCTCGCCGCCGATATCGCCGTGCGCCTTATTCCGTCGACCACCGACATCAAGGTCGGCGTGCTGACCTCGATCATCGGCGTGCCGTTCTTCCTCTATCTCATCATGCGCGAGCGTCGCGCTCTGGGCGGAGGCGTCGCATGA
- the cobO gene encoding cob(I)yrinic acid a,c-diamide adenosyltransferase, protein MTELAHDDEENARHKIKAAKHKAAKDKIMATKVGEKGLLIVHTGTGKGKTSAALGMVFRHIGHGYPVGIVQFTKSPEWDTGEARLLTTFPDLVTLHIMGEGFTWITQDRERDIAAATAGWERAKEMIRDDRHRLVLLDELNIVLRYDYLDLNEVLTFLRDEKPADKHVVITGRNAKPELIEMADLVTEMTLIKHPFRAGIKGQKGIEF, encoded by the coding sequence ATGACCGAACTCGCCCACGACGATGAAGAAAATGCCCGCCACAAGATCAAGGCGGCCAAGCACAAGGCCGCCAAGGACAAAATCATGGCGACCAAGGTCGGCGAGAAGGGCCTCTTGATCGTTCACACCGGTACCGGCAAGGGCAAGACCTCGGCTGCGCTGGGCATGGTGTTCCGCCATATCGGTCACGGCTATCCGGTCGGCATCGTGCAATTCACCAAGTCGCCGGAATGGGACACCGGCGAAGCGCGTCTGCTGACGACCTTCCCGGATCTCGTCACGCTGCACATCATGGGCGAGGGCTTCACCTGGATCACCCAGGACCGCGAGCGCGACATTGCTGCCGCGACCGCGGGATGGGAGCGCGCCAAGGAAATGATCCGCGATGACCGCCATCGCCTGGTGCTGCTCGATGAGCTCAATATCGTGCTGCGTTACGACTATCTCGATCTCAACGAGGTTCTGACTTTCCTGCGCGACGAGAAGCCCGCGGACAAGCACGTGGTCATCACTGGCCGCAACGCCAAGCCCGAGCTGATCGAGATGGCCGATCTGGTCACCGAGATGACACTGATCAAGCACCCGTTCCGCGCCGGCATCAAGGGCCAGAAGGGTATCGAATTCTGA
- the cbiB gene encoding adenosylcobinamide-phosphate synthase CbiB, which translates to MLAHGDALLLVVAALLLDAVIGDPDWLWRRAPHPVVWIGNGIGWLERRLNRESRPGRQRKLAGVITVIVLVSVAILVGGLLTDLLNDNWIGFAIEALIASLLIAQRSLYQHVARVRRAFTEAGLPAARQAVAMIVGRDPEQLDEAGVARATIESTAENFSDGIVAPVFWLALLGLPGLIAYKAINTADSMIGHRSVRYQDFGWAAARLDDLVNLIPARLAGILVALAAPAAGGSIISSLKIMMHDAGKHRSPNAGWPESAMAGALGIAIAGPRVYAEGAVNDPYLNAEGRTAAPDDIGRALRVFVAACVLQAAIYAALALLL; encoded by the coding sequence ATGCTGGCGCATGGCGACGCGCTCCTGCTGGTGGTCGCCGCGCTGCTGCTCGACGCCGTGATCGGCGATCCCGACTGGCTGTGGCGACGCGCACCGCATCCCGTGGTCTGGATCGGCAACGGCATCGGCTGGCTGGAACGCCGGCTCAATCGAGAAAGCCGGCCGGGACGGCAGCGCAAGCTGGCCGGTGTGATCACCGTCATCGTGCTGGTCAGTGTCGCAATACTTGTCGGCGGACTGCTTACCGATCTCCTCAACGACAACTGGATCGGCTTTGCGATCGAGGCTTTGATCGCCTCATTGCTGATCGCTCAGCGCAGCCTGTATCAGCATGTGGCCCGCGTGCGTCGCGCTTTCACTGAGGCTGGATTGCCGGCGGCGCGACAGGCCGTTGCGATGATCGTTGGGCGCGATCCTGAACAACTCGACGAAGCCGGTGTGGCGCGCGCGACGATCGAGTCCACCGCGGAAAATTTTTCCGATGGCATCGTCGCGCCGGTGTTCTGGCTGGCATTGCTCGGATTGCCCGGCTTAATTGCCTATAAGGCTATCAACACGGCCGACTCCATGATCGGTCATCGCAGCGTGCGATATCAGGATTTCGGCTGGGCGGCCGCGCGTCTCGACGATCTCGTCAATCTGATCCCAGCACGGCTAGCGGGAATATTGGTCGCGCTCGCTGCGCCGGCCGCAGGCGGATCAATCATCTCGTCATTGAAGATCATGATGCACGACGCCGGAAAGCATCGCTCGCCCAATGCTGGCTGGCCGGAAAGCGCCATGGCTGGCGCGCTCGGGATCGCAATAGCGGGACCGCGCGTTTATGCCGAGGGCGCGGTCAACGATCCCTATCTCAATGCGGAAGGACGAACCGCAGCGCCTGACGACATCGGCCGGGCACTTCGCGTATTCGTCGCAGCCTGCGTCTTGCAGGCGGCGATCTATGCGGCGCTGGCGCTGCTGCTCTGA